The nucleotide sequence GCCGTGGCTGCGCTGGCCTACGGCACGGCCACCATCCCCAAGGTGGATAAGATCACCGGCCCCGGCAACGCCTACGTGGCCAGCGCCAAAAAGCGCGTGTTCGGCATGGTGGGCATCGACATGATTGCCGGCCCGTCTGAAATTCTGGTGCTGGCCGACGGTACCACGCCCCCTGAATGGGTGGCGATGGATTTGTTCAGTCAGGCTGAGCACGACGAACTGGCCCAGTCCATCTTGCTGTGCCCGGACGCTGCCTACATCGACGCGGTTCAGGCCGAGATCAACCGCCTGCTGCCCGAAATGCCCCGCAAGGCCATCATCGCCAAGAGCCTCTCTGACCGTGGCGCACTGATCCTGACCAAGGACATGGAAGAGGCCTGCGCCATCAGCAACCGCATTGCGCCCGAGCACTTGGAAGTCTCCAGCCGCGATCCGCACAAGTGGGAACCCCTGCTCAAGCACGCCGGCGCTATCTTCCTGGGTGCCTATACGTCGGAGAGCCTGGGCGACTACTGCGCCGGCCCCAACCACGTGCTGCCCACCAGCGGCACGGCGCGCTTCAGCTCGCCGCTGGGCGTGTACGACTTCCAGAAGCGCAGCTCCATCATCGAAGTCAGCGAAGCCGGTGCGCAGATCCTGGGCAAGACGGCGGCCGTGTTGGCTTACGGCGAAGGCTTGCAGGGCCACGCCCGAGCAGCGGAGATGCGTTTGAAGTCTTGATGCGCGAGGGGCAGTGCGGGCCGCAAGCCTGCTAGCCAACTTGCCAGCCAGCCATGGCTGAAGATGCTGACCGGGGCAATGCCCCGGTTTTTTTATGCCTGCGCCTATCTGGCTGTTTGCGGGTTCTTGAAGCTTGGGCTCAGTTGCTGCTTGTTGCAGGCTTTAGCAGGCTCTTGTTGTTTTATGCCCGGCCCCTGTGTTGAGAGGGTTTATGGGGTAAACCCTTAATAAAAACTTAATCAAGTTTAAAATTTTTGGTTCCTTAGTGCATGGATTTTAAAAGGTAAACCATGGGTATATTTTTCGCCCGTGCATATGAATGACTGTGGGATGAATGGATTATCTATTCAAGTCATCTATATGACCTATGCACTTTTTTCATCAACCAACGAAATATATAACAATGACTGACGCTGAGCATCCTCAAAAGGGATCTGTTTCAATCAGAAATACCGTTCGGATCGTCTTCTCTCTGCTGGTTTTACTGGTTTCCCTGGGCTTGATCTATGGGGGCTTTCAACTGGCAGGATTAGGTGGATCTAAATATTATTTGATCGCTGGCCTGGCTTATCTGGTATTGGCCGGGCTATTTGTGGCACGCAAGCGTATTGCGCTGCCATTTTCGGTTGTCATATTCGTGGCAACCTTGATCTGGGCTTTGTGTGACGTTGTCCATTTCAGCTATTGGGAATTGCTGCCCCGTCTGGTGGTGCCTGCCCTGATTCTGATGGTAGGTCTGTGGGTGGGCGCTGCAATGCCCGGCACTGCAGCGGCTCCGCGCCGTGCTGCCAATGGCTTTGGTGGCGCCATCTTCCTGGCACTGCTGGCCACGCTGGTGGCGGCTTTCTTTCCCCACGGCACCACGTTGAACCCCGTGGCCGCAGCCAAGGACATCAAGGATGCCGTGGCTTCGTCCAACGACGAAAAAGCACCTGAAAACTGGGAGTTCTATGGCCGCAGCGCCTCGGGCACCCGGTTTGCGCCTTA is from Comamonas fluminis and encodes:
- the hisD gene encoding histidinol dehydrogenase gives rise to the protein MEFVAAPARLSTADATFEHDFAQRLHWSADTDAAIEQRVADILADVQKRGDAAVLEYTARFDGLQAESMAALELTQAELKAAFDSLPTAEREALESAARRVRSYHEAQKKANGESWSYRDEDGTLLGQKVTPLDRVGIYVPGGKAAYPSSVLMNAIPAQVAGVGDIIMVVPTPQGAKNPLVLAAAYVAGVHRAFTIGGAQAVAALAYGTATIPKVDKITGPGNAYVASAKKRVFGMVGIDMIAGPSEILVLADGTTPPEWVAMDLFSQAEHDELAQSILLCPDAAYIDAVQAEINRLLPEMPRKAIIAKSLSDRGALILTKDMEEACAISNRIAPEHLEVSSRDPHKWEPLLKHAGAIFLGAYTSESLGDYCAGPNHVLPTSGTARFSSPLGVYDFQKRSSIIEVSEAGAQILGKTAAVLAYGEGLQGHARAAEMRLKS